Below is a window of Campylobacter canadensis DNA.
CTAAAGTTGCAACACTGGTTCCATAAATTTGCAAGGTTACAAAAGCAATTATTAAATGTGCATCAGTAACCAATGAACAAGCAAAAATCTCTGTACTTAAGAAATTTTTTACACCAATTTTTAGTAAGGTTGATATTAAATTTATACTAGCAGCAATAAATAAAGCAACTTCATTTTGGTCATATAAAAAACCAGCTGTAGTAGTAAGGCTCATTAAAGTAAAAAATATATGAACAATTCTACCAAAATCCATTACACTTGTCCTTTCTCGTATAATAACCTCATTTTTTCTTTTTCTTCTCTTGCTTTTTGTTTGCTTAATTCTTTGTTTCTATAATTTTCAACACTAAAATTAAACCACATTAAAAGTGGGCTTGCAACAAAGATTGAACTAAGTGTTCCTGCAATAACACCAACAATTAAAGCTAAAGAAAATCCGTGTATTATCTCTCCTCCAAAATAATATAAAATTAATACAGTAAATAAAGTTGTACCTGATGTAAGTGTTGTCCTTGATAAAGTTGATGAAACACTTTCATTTATAATATCGTGCATTTTTATACTTTTACTTGATTTTATATTTTCTCTAATTCTATCAAAAATAATAATAGTATCGTTCAAAGAATAGCCAAGCACGGTAAGTACAGCAGCTAGGGTATCAAGATTTACATCAATGCTAAATAAAGAAATAGCTCCCATAACAATCACTATATCGTGTATTTCACTAATAATAGCAGCCATCGCAAAACGCCACTCAAACCTAATAGCAATGTAAAGCAAAATCAAAGCAAAACTAACTAAAACTGCCATTAAACCTTTTTGCCTTAACTCACCGCCAACCTTTGGTCCGACAATATCAACACGACGAATTTCAAATTCTCCTGTCTTGCTTAATGTTTGTTTTAATACATCGGCAATATCATTGCTTAAAGTATCGCTGATTGCTGCAAATCTGATTACAACCTCTGTTTTATCTCCAAATTCAGTAACACTAGCTCCCTTAAAAAGCTCATTAACATCAAGTGCATTTCTAATCTCTTCAATTGGGGCGTTATTATTATACTTAACCTGAGCTAAAGTACCACCACTAAAGTCAATACCGTAATTTAACCCCTTAGTAAGTAAAAGCACAATTGAACCAAGCACTAAAATAAATGAAAGTCCAATAGAAGCAAATCTTAATTTCATAAAATTATAAACAATTTTTTTATCAAAAACTTGCATTAGTTTCTCCTATAACCAAACCAAAGCTTAGTATTGTTACTGCTTTGAATTTTACCTAAAAATAAATCAAATAATGCATGTGTTCCGATGATTGCAGTAATCATTGAAGCAACAATACCAATACTCATAGTAACAGCAAAACCCTTAATAGCTCCAGTGCCATAAGCATATAAAGCTGCACTTGTGATTAAGGTCGTTAGATTACTATCTAAAATAGCACTCATAGCATTTTTATAACCATCATTAATAGCATCTTTTAAAGAATGACCATCTCTTATCATTTCTCTAATTCTTTCGTTTATAATAACATTGGCATCAACAGCCATACCAACAGTAAGCACAATTCCCGCCATACCTGGCAGTGTAAGCGTTGCGCCAAATAAAGCCATTATTGATATTAACAAAAATACATTGGATATTAAGGCAATATTTGCAAAAATTCCACTTATTCCATAGTAAAATCCCATAAATAAAACAATCATAACAAATACACCAATTAATGCACTTAAGCTTTGTTTTATGCTATCTGCTCCTAAGCTAGGTCCAACACTTCTTTTTTCTAAAACTTTTACAGGGGCAAGCAAAGCACCACTTCTTAATGCAATTGCTAAATCGTGCGCTTCTTCAACAGTAAAATTACCGCTTATTTGACCACTACCGCCGCCTATTCTTTCATTAATTCTTGGCGCTGAATACACCTTACCATCTAATACTATTGCTAGTTGATAACCGATTTTTTTAGCAGTAAAATCAGCAAATATCTTTGCACCTTGAGCATTAAGGGTAAAATTAATTACCGGTTGATTATTTTGTTGAGAAAAACCTACTTTTGCATCAACCAACATAGAGCCATCAAGGACTGGGATATCTTTTAAAACATACTTAATATTAGAATCTTTTACATCAGGTAATATAATATCTCCAAATTTTGCAGCTTGTGCATTTGTTAAAGTATTTGCTTGATCTGCTTTGTTTTTATCAACTTCCATTAATTGTAAGTGCGCTGCTTTAGCTATTAAATCCTTTGCTCTTTGCTCATCTTCAGCACTTTTTACACCTGGAATTTCTACTAAAATATTGTCTTCACCTTGCTTTGCAACTGTAGGTTCTGAAAGGCCAAATAAATCTAAACGATTTCTTATTGTTTCTACTGCTTGTTCTATTGCGAATTTGCTTGTTTCATTTTTTAGCTTTTCACTTAAAGTAATTTTAAAAAAAGAAGAATTTTGTTCTATTTGCAAATCCTTAATTTCGTTTATTATTTCTTTAACTTTCGCATAATCATTTTCATCTAAAACTTCAAAACTAATGCTCTCATCATCACTTTTAAAATTATTAATTACAATTTTTTCTTTATCAAAAGAATAGTTAAAACTTGAAGCAATTGATTTAACTTTAGATTTTAATGCTTCTTGTGTCTGCACGCCTAAAAGCATATGCAAACCACCTTGTAAATCCAAACCTAAATTAATTTTTGCACCCCAGTTTAAAGAAAATAAACTAGGGATTGATAAAAAAATACCAAAAATACTTACAAAAATTAAAACATATAATCTATAAGTTATTTGCATTATTTTTTTACCACTTCTTTTGCTGTCTCATCAATTTTTCTAAGAACAAAATTTCTATCAAGTTTAACAACAACATCATCATTTAAACGAATTTTTAAATGGTCATCTTCTACTTTTACAACTTCTGCTATTATTCCACCTTGAGTTACTATTTTATCCCCTTTTGCTAGAGAATTTAACATTTGTTGGTGTGCTTTTTGCTGCTTTTGTTGCGGACGAATTAGTAAAAAATAAAAAATTGCTATGAAAACAATTATTGGAAGAATTTGATAAAAGAAATTACCATTTTGCATAAAATATCCTTTTTGAAAAAATTAAAAAATAAATAATACATAAAAAAATTTAATCATAATTCAGTTCTTACAATCAAAGAATTTGGTAAATTAAATTTTTTTATAAGTTCACATTCTTTTTGTCTCATTTGACCATCATCAACTTCGTGGTCATAGCCAAGTAAATGCAATAAACCATGAATAAACAATAAACAAACTTCATCTTCAAAACTATGCTTAAATTCTAATGATTTTTCTTTTGCTAAGTCTATATTTATAACGATTGAACCAGCAAAATGTGAATTTATAAAAGAATTATCGTGTGGGAAACTAAGAACATCGGTACTTTTATTTATATTTCTAGTATTTAAGTTGATTTCTTGCATATTAACACTATCAACAAAAAGCAACTCTATATCATCATTACATAATAATTCATAAATTGGAATAAGATAAGAAATATCTAAAGTATCTTCATAAATAATCATAAAAAAAGCTCAAAAGCCCTTTTTTAAAAGGGCTAAAAATTATTTATCTCTAATATTTAAATCGTTAATGATTTTTACATAAACATCATATTTTGTTGCTTTTAAATATTTTAGTAGTCTTTTTCTTTTACCTACTAATTTTAATAAGCCTAAACGAGATGAAAAATCTTTTTTAAAAACTTTTAAATGCTCTGTTAAAACAGCTATTCTTTCTGTTAATAAAGCAATTTGTACCTCAGACGAACCAGTGTCGCCAACCTTTCTTTGCATTTTGCTGATAATTTCAGCTTTTCTTGCCGAATCTAAAGCCATATTGACCTCCAAATTGGTGTTAAAATAAAAATACGAATAATATATTTATTTAATTAACAAAAATTAATTTATGTATAATTAAAATAAAAAAGTGAGAAAAAATGCTTTGTGTTATAGTTGCAAATGGGCAAAAACCAAAAACAAAAATAGAATTAGATACAATTAATAAAGCTGATTATGTTATTGCTTGTGATGGAGCTGCAAATTGGCTTTTAGAAAATAATTTTAAAATAGATGTTATTATTGGTGATTTGGATAGCTTAAAGATATATAACAAAAATATAAAAATAAAAAAAATTAATAATCAAAGTACAAACGATTTAACAAAAGCTTTTAAATATGCCCTATCACTTAATTTTAATAAAATTTATTTTATCGCTTGTCATGGTAAAAGAGAAGACCATTTTATAGCTAATTTTGCCTTACTTAATTGCTTTGCAAAATTAAAAAATAAAGACAAAACTCAAGCAGAATTAAAAATGATTACAAATTATGGTGAATTTTTAGTTTTGAGAAAAAGCTGTGAAGTTAGTGTTAAAAAAAATCAACAAATATCACTTTTTGCCTTAAATCCAAATACGATTGCTAGCTCAAATGGGCTAAAATACGAATTAAATAATTTTAAATTCAAAAATTTATATTGTGCTAGTTTAAATAAAGCTGCTAAAAATAAGGTGCAACTTCATTTAAATGATATTATTTTATTTTATATTTTATTTTAATACCTACAAAATATTTTTCAATAAAATTAATAAATCCTTAGTAACAAGCTCATTTAATTTTATATCATAATTTGTTTCTATTTTTTTTATCAATTCATCAGGATTTTTATTATTTGCAAATTCTGACAATAAAACATCATTTTTGCTTTTAAAGCTAAATTCTAATTTAACTGTATTTTCTTTTATAAGATTAAATAAAAAGCCTTGCAGTATATTTAATAATTCTTCATCTTTAATTTTATTTCTCATATTTTCAACTAATGTATCTTTATTTTCATTTAAATATTCATTTAAACCATTTGTAAATGCTTCAGGTAAATTTAAATTAAATATTGCATTAACATTAGTTAGATAGATATTATCTTCAATTTTAATACTTTTATCTTCAAAACTTGCTATTTGTTGTGTTATATCGTATTTATAAGCATTAGCTAAGTTTTTATTAATTTTAAATGAAGTATCTGTTTTTAAATATGCATCAGCAAGCATCACTGCATATTTCATATTTGTTTGTATTAATTCATCTTTTTTAGAATAATCAAGAAAATATTCTAAGTTAATATCCTTTGATAAGCTAGGAATTAAAAAAGAAAGCTTGTCATTAAACAAAGCAATATAAAAAGCTAATAATTGTTGAAGTTGAGTATCTATTTTTATATTGTTTATTGAAGCTTTTA
It encodes the following:
- the ybeY gene encoding rRNA maturation RNase YbeY; translation: MIIYEDTLDISYLIPIYELLCNDDIELLFVDSVNMQEINLNTRNINKSTDVLSFPHDNSFINSHFAGSIVINIDLAKEKSLEFKHSFEDEVCLLFIHGLLHLLGYDHEVDDGQMRQKECELIKKFNLPNSLIVRTEL
- the rpsO gene encoding 30S ribosomal protein S15; amino-acid sequence: MALDSARKAEIISKMQRKVGDTGSSEVQIALLTERIAVLTEHLKVFKKDFSSRLGLLKLVGKRKRLLKYLKATKYDVYVKIINDLNIRDK
- a CDS encoding DUF6394 family protein — its product is MDFGRIVHIFFTLMSLTTTAGFLYDQNEVALFIAASINLISTLLKIGVKNFLSTEIFACSLVTDAHLIIAFVTLQIYGTSVATLVYSLAIGAVISSVFTMILVVIDAIKNKEEY
- the secF gene encoding protein translocase subunit SecF, with the protein product MQVFDKKIVYNFMKLRFASIGLSFILVLGSIVLLLTKGLNYGIDFSGGTLAQVKYNNNAPIEEIRNALDVNELFKGASVTEFGDKTEVVIRFAAISDTLSNDIADVLKQTLSKTGEFEIRRVDIVGPKVGGELRQKGLMAVLVSFALILLYIAIRFEWRFAMAAIISEIHDIVIVMGAISLFSIDVNLDTLAAVLTVLGYSLNDTIIIFDRIRENIKSSKSIKMHDIINESVSSTLSRTTLTSGTTLFTVLILYYFGGEIIHGFSLALIVGVIAGTLSSIFVASPLLMWFNFSVENYRNKELSKQKAREEKEKMRLLYEKGQV
- the secD gene encoding protein translocase subunit SecD, whose protein sequence is MQITYRLYVLIFVSIFGIFLSIPSLFSLNWGAKINLGLDLQGGLHMLLGVQTQEALKSKVKSIASSFNYSFDKEKIVINNFKSDDESISFEVLDENDYAKVKEIINEIKDLQIEQNSSFFKITLSEKLKNETSKFAIEQAVETIRNRLDLFGLSEPTVAKQGEDNILVEIPGVKSAEDEQRAKDLIAKAAHLQLMEVDKNKADQANTLTNAQAAKFGDIILPDVKDSNIKYVLKDIPVLDGSMLVDAKVGFSQQNNQPVINFTLNAQGAKIFADFTAKKIGYQLAIVLDGKVYSAPRINERIGGGSGQISGNFTVEEAHDLAIALRSGALLAPVKVLEKRSVGPSLGADSIKQSLSALIGVFVMIVLFMGFYYGISGIFANIALISNVFLLISIMALFGATLTLPGMAGIVLTVGMAVDANVIINERIREMIRDGHSLKDAINDGYKNAMSAILDSNLTTLITSAALYAYGTGAIKGFAVTMSIGIVASMITAIIGTHALFDLFLGKIQSSNNTKLWFGYRRN
- a CDS encoding thiamine diphosphokinase; translated protein: MLCVIVANGQKPKTKIELDTINKADYVIACDGAANWLLENNFKIDVIIGDLDSLKIYNKNIKIKKINNQSTNDLTKAFKYALSLNFNKIYFIACHGKREDHFIANFALLNCFAKLKNKDKTQAELKMITNYGEFLVLRKSCEVSVKKNQQISLFALNPNTIASSNGLKYELNNFKFKNLYCASLNKAAKNKVQLHLNDIILFYILF
- the yajC gene encoding preprotein translocase subunit YajC, which encodes MQNGNFFYQILPIIVFIAIFYFLLIRPQQKQQKAHQQMLNSLAKGDKIVTQGGIIAEVVKVEDDHLKIRLNDDVVVKLDRNFVLRKIDETAKEVVKK